One window of the Lacerta agilis isolate rLacAgi1 chromosome 17, rLacAgi1.pri, whole genome shotgun sequence genome contains the following:
- the LOC117061695 gene encoding proline dehydrogenase 1, mitochondrial-like, giving the protein MAGSCRSSKGALLALRAAQSFALRSCPRSATAAATAPAPPEQPLPDPAQPPPALSAGARLQQPPSTLPPPPAVDFADAQEAFRSKSSGELARGLLVLGLCSFQPLVEHGDKLMCFSRKLLGQWLFEKLMKLTFYGQFVAGEDQEAIKPLIRRYSACGVGSVLDYSVEEDLTHEEAEKKELDSCTSAFEKETGKQREKRYSVHRKFGDRRDGVISARTYFYADESKCDRHMDTFLRCIEASGGSSEDGFSAIKLTALGRPQFLLQFSEVLVKWRRFFHQLAAEQGKVGLAALETKLEVEKLQEALAKLGVATKAESQNWFTGEKLGVSGTVDLLDWNSLIDSRTEISKLLLTPNIKTGQLEPLLSRFTEEEERQMKRMLQRMDVLAKKAVETGVRLMVDAEQTYFQPAISRLTLEMQRKFNRERAAVFNTYQCYLKDAYDTVTVDVELSRREAWHFGAKLVRGAYMEQERSRAAEVGYEDPINLTYQATSEMYHRCLDYILEEIRHSRKANVMVASHNKDTVKFTLRRMADLGIHPSENKIYFGQLLGMCDQITFPLGQAGYPVYKYVPYGPVNEVLPYLSRRAQENQGFMARAKEEQDLLWMELKRRLFAGTLLSAPALP; this is encoded by the exons ATGGCCGGGAGTTGCCGCAGCTCCAAAGGCGCGTTGTTGGCGCTGCGCGCAGCCCAATCCTTCGCCTTACGGAGCTGTCCGCGTTCTGCCACGGCCGCTGCTACGGCGCCGGCACCTCCGGAGCAGCCTTTGCCTGACCCTGCCCAGCCTCCCCCAGCCTTATCCGCCGGTGCGCGCCTCCAGCAGCCGCCGAGCACGCTGCCTCCGCCCCCCGCGGTGGACTTCGCGGACGCGCAAGAGGCTTTCCGGAGCAAGAGCAGCGGCGAGCTGGCCCGGGGGCTCCTGGTGCTCGGCCTCTGCTCGTTCCAGCCGCTGGTGGAGCACGGCGACAAG CTGATGTGCTTCAGCCGGAAGCTGTTGGGCCAGTGGCTCTTTGAGAAGCTGATGAAACTGACCTTCTACGGGCAGTTTGTGGCTGGCGAGGACCAAGAGGCCATCAAGCCCCTCATCCGGCGCTACAGCGCCTGCGGCGTGGGTTCCGTCCTGGACTACAGCGTGGAAGAGGACCTGACCCACGAGGAGGCTGAGAAGAAGGAACTGGA CTCCTGTACTTCTGCATTTGAGAAGGAGACTGGCA aGCAAAGAGAGAAGCGCTACAGCGTGCACCGCAAGTTTGGCGACCGGCGGGACGGGGTCATCAGCGCCCGCACGTACTTCTACGCGGATGAATCCAAATGCGACCGGCACATGGACACCTTCCTGCGATGCATCGAGGCCTCTG GTGGCAGTTCAGAAGACGGCTTTTCTGCCATTAAGTTGACAGCACTGGGGAGGCCTCAGTTCCTG CTGCAGTTCTCAGAGGTGCTAGTGAAATGGAGGCGATTTTTCCACCAGCTGGCCGCCGAGCAGGGCAAGGTGGGTCTGGCTGCCCTGGAGACCAAGCTGGAGGTGGAGAAGCTGCAG GAGGCACTGGCCAAGCTGGGGGTTGCCACTAAGGCAGAGAGTCAGAACTGGTTCACAGGCGAGAAGCTGGGCGTGTCAGG AACAGTGGACTTGCTTGACTGGAACAGCCTGATTGATTCCCGGACGGAGATCTCCAAACTCTTGCTTACTCCAAACATTAAG ACAGGGCAACTGGAGCCACTTCTCTCTCGCTTCACTGAGGAAGAAGAGCGCCAGATGAAGCGAATGCTGCAGAGGATGGACGTTCTCGCCAAG AAAGCCGTAGAGACGGGCGTGAGGCTGATGGTGGATGCCGAGCAGACCTACTTCCAGCCAGCCATCAGCCGCCTCACCCTGGAGATGCAGCGGAAGTTCAACCGGGAGAGAGCCGCCGTCTTCAACACCTACCAGTGCTACTTGAAG GATGCTTACGACACGGTGACGGTGGACGTGGAGCTCTCACGCCGGGAAGCCTGGCACTTTGGTGCCAAGCTGGTGAGAGGCGCCTACATGGAGCAAGAGCGCAGCCGGGCGGCCGAAGTGGGCTACGAGGATCCCATCAACCTGACTTACCAAGCGACCAGCGAGATGTACCACAG ATGCCTGGATTACATCCTCGAGGAGATCCGGCACAGCCGTAAGGCCAACGTGATGGTGGCTTCCCACAACAAAGACACAGTCAAGTTCACACTTCGCAG GATGGCAGATCTCGGCATCCACCCTTCAGAGAACAAGATCTACTTTGGCCAGCTCCTGGGCATGTGTGACCAAATCACCTTCCCTCTTG GTCAGGCAGGGTACCCTGTGTACAAGTACGTTCCTTACGGGCCCGTCAACGAAGTCCTCCCTTACCTTTCCCGGAGAGCCCAGGAGAATCAAGGCTTCATGGCAAGAGCTAAGGAGGAGCAGGACCTGCTCTGGATGGAGCTGAAGAGGCGGTTGTTTGCGGGAACCCTTCTCTCCGCCCCAGCTTTGCCGTAG